The Bradysia coprophila strain Holo2 chromosome IV, BU_Bcop_v1, whole genome shotgun sequence genome includes a region encoding these proteins:
- the LOC119066961 gene encoding odorant receptor 94b-like: MHSIQIHKFIALIISFLYLIGVWHRGDKSTVKEMQRKLFFCIQNSLFVLSIGFGSIANDKKNMSIFLAEISVGAAVLSVKLWLLVWKQNKILDLLPQVCVFSIRNGDDYKRSSDKLRGFVKFALVFISAAAFAAFLSTLGLPLFGSEKTIFMEIAFPLDYRNKEIAFWIAITFMFIGTSLSVVSLLFTVMCWYLLLSCSLRYEVLGSELKNLGRITKNVNEEVPAKQMHNRFFEDLKASIDTYPHSGKLTNDVESFFSDLFFIQLGTSGLCICNSVYCLAFNIGGNSFERLLYFLVFFYFISDLFIITYFGNEIMLSSNRLSYCLFESDWYNQPQSTKKCVVIFGEHLKQPQQLVICKLYPLTLETFTRILNSAYSMFNILKSFQ; encoded by the exons ATGCATTCCAttcaaattcacaaatttattgCTCTGATAATATCTTTCCTCTATCTTATTGGTGTTTGGCATCGCGGAGATAAATCTACAGTCAAGGAGATGCAGAGAAAGctatttttttgcattcagAACTCACTTTTTGTGTTATCAATTGGTTTTGGATCAATCGCAAACGATAAAAAGAACATGTCTATATTCTTAGCGGAAATATCAGTAGGAGCTGCGGTCTTGTCAGTAAAACTTTGGCTTTTAGTTTGGAAGCAGAACAAAATTCTGGATTTATTACCTCAAGTTTGTGTCTTTTCGATTCGAAATGGTGACGACTACAAGCGCTCCAGCGACAAACTTCGAGGATTCGTAAAATTTGCGCTTGTTTTTATAAGTGCTGCAGCTTTTGCTGCCTTCTTATCAACTCTAGGCTTACCGTTATTTGGAAGTGagaaaacaatatttatggaaattgcatttcccTTGGATTATAGGAACAAAGAAATTGCATTCTGGATCGCAATCACTTTTATGTTCATTGGAACTTCCTTGTCAGTCGTTTCTTTGCTATTTACAGTCATGTGTTGGTATCTACTTTTGAGTTGTTCTTTGAGATATGAAGTGCTGGGAAGTGAGTTGAAGAATTTGGGACGAATTACCAAAAACGTAAATGAAGAAGTGCCGGCAAAGCAGATGCACAACCGCTTTTTTGAAGATCTCAAGGCCTCAATTGACACTTACCCACATTCAGGGAA ATTGACCAATGATGTGGAGTCCTTTTTTTCAGACctattttttattcagttGGGAACTAGTGGCCTATGCATCTGTAATTCAGTTTATTGCCTAGCATTT AATATCGGTGGCAATTCATTCGAACGGCTTCTTTATTTCCTTGTCTTCTTCTACTTCATATCTGATCTATTTATCATAACGTACTTCGGCAATGAGATTATGCTATCGAGCAATCGTCTCTCCTACTGCTTATTCGAATCGGACTGGTACAATCAGCCGCAGTCAACGAAAAAATGCGTTGTAATCTTTGGTGAACATTTGAAGCAACCGCAACAGCTCGTGATTTGCAAATTGTACCCGCTAACTCTGGAGACATTTACACGG ATTTTGAATTCAGCCTACAGCatgttcaatattttaaaaagttttcagtaA